In the Campylobacter lari genome, CAAGTCTTACTAAAGGCTATATGATTATTAGTATTTTGCCAACTTTCATTATCTTCACATAAAATTTCATCCACTAAGGCTTCAAAGCTAAGTTTAGTACCAAATTTCAAAACTCCCTGACTTAACAAAACTTTAACCCTAAAACCTTCTTTTTTTAATAAAGAAATAAGCTCATAAGCTTTATAAAAAGCTATACTTCCACTTACTGCTAGTAAAATTGTTTTCATTTTTTACCTAGTTTTTTATAGTAAAAATCTTCTATAATTTGCGTCTTTGCTCTATTAATATACAAAGAACCTTTTTCTACATCCTTACACACGGTGCTTCCTGCTGCGATGATTACCTCATCTTTTATCTCAACCGGAGCAATAAACTGCGTATCTGAACCCACAAAAACATTTTTACCTATTTTAGTTTTATGTTTTTTAACCCCATCATAATTACAAGTGATAGTACCACAACCTATATTAGTTCCCTCATCTATTTCACAATCCCCTAAATAACTCAAATGCCCTGCTTTAACTCCATTCAATAAAGCATTTTTACATTCTACAAAATTTCCTATATGGGTATTTTTGAGCTGACATTTTGGACGCAAATGCGCTAAAGGCCCTACATCGCTATTTTCTACTATACTATCTTCAATCACACTTGAACTTTTAATGATAGAATTAATGATTTTTGATTTTCCTTCTATACGCACATTTTCATACACTTCACACTCGCCTACAAACTCAACTTCATCTGAAATAAAAGTCGTCGCAGGCATATGAAAAATCACTCCTTGCTTCATCCATTCTTTTTTAATAGCTTCTTGCATAAGATCTTGAGCTAGACAAAGCTCAATTTTATCATTTACCCCCATAAAATCTTGTTCATTTACAAACACTGCATCGATTTCATAGCCCTTTTCTTTTGCTAAATAAACCGCATCGGTTAAATAATACTCTTTAGCTTTATTATCATTTTTTATCAAAGGCAATACTTCTTTTATAATTTGTGCTTTTATAGCATAAACACCGCTATTGCAAATGTTTATAGCAAGTTCTTCTTTGCTTGCATCTTTTGTTTCTACTATTTTTTGAATTTTATTTTCTTTTAATACTATTCTTCCATAACTTTTTGGATCTTTTACTTCAAAAACTGCCACGTTAAAATCACTCTCATTTAAAGCTATTTTTTCTAAATCATCTGCCTTAACCAAAGGCATATCGCCACATAAAATCAATACTTTTTCATGCTTACTCTCATAGCCCCTTAAAGCCCCTGCAGTACCTGGAAAATTTTGCAAGTCTTGTTCCAAAAAACGTGTATTTGGAAAATGCTCTAAAACAACTTGTTCAACCTTTTCTTTTTGATGAGAAAGCACCACACATACATCATCACTAATTTTATATGCTTG is a window encoding:
- the glmU gene encoding bifunctional UDP-N-acetylglucosamine diphosphorylase/glucosamine-1-phosphate N-acetyltransferase GlmU; protein product: MKISVLILAAGLGTRMKSQNPKVLQKICSKAMILHILKQAYKISDDVCVVLSHQKEKVEQVVLEHFPNTRFLEQDLQNFPGTAGALRGYESKHEKVLILCGDMPLVKADDLEKIALNESDFNVAVFEVKDPKSYGRIVLKENKIQKIVETKDASKEELAINICNSGVYAIKAQIIKEVLPLIKNDNKAKEYYLTDAVYLAKEKGYEIDAVFVNEQDFMGVNDKIELCLAQDLMQEAIKKEWMKQGVIFHMPATTFISDEVEFVGECEVYENVRIEGKSKIINSIIKSSSVIEDSIVENSDVGPLAHLRPKCQLKNTHIGNFVECKNALLNGVKAGHLSYLGDCEIDEGTNIGCGTITCNYDGVKKHKTKIGKNVFVGSDTQFIAPVEIKDEVIIAAGSTVCKDVEKGSLYINRAKTQIIEDFYYKKLGKK